The DNA sequence AATATCATCCAATACCGCTGTTTTGGCTTTTGAATTGGTGAATTCCAAATACTTGGAGCAAATCTCCTCGAGTCTGAACTTAAAGTGCTTGAGGAAAATTTAACGGTTAACAGTAACCTCGTAGCAGATAGTGATGGAAGTTGACTACCATAAGAACCAAAATCGTTTCCCTTTCAGGCACTGTGCTTCCCAAAGGAATCCATGTCTTTAACTTCAGGATTAACATACCATCAGGGTAAGACAGTTATGACAGACAAAGATGACCAAAAAGCCGATTCTGATAACATAACATTTATCCCCAGTTTCTCCATTACAGAAGCATGCCATCATCCTTCAGGGGGCAATATGGAAAGATTGTCTACCAGCTGGAAGCCAAGCTTTGCAGGAGTTGGAGGCTGGACCGTACAGATGAAAAGGAGATACGTTTTGTCTCCAAGGCCTTTCCAAACCCTCAGTCTCTGAATGTGCGTACAATATTgaaacatggacacacaaaaCTCTGATTTCTGACCAAAACTACACCGACTTCTTTCTTGCAACGTGATGTCACAGCACACTCTTCATGTAGTCCAGATGACATGCAAAAAAATTGTCCACTTTTtcataaaagcatgaaacttgGTACACTTATAACAATGATATCATCTACTACATCATAAACCAAGTTAACATTTAATGGTGATTTCAGGCAAGTTGTAAAACTGAACTGTAGTGTAGCAGATGTATAAAGTAGCAGTTAAGTGTCTCAAAGTTGTGTTTAAGCACAATATTCGAGTAAATGTATATAGTTCCATCACTAATTGCACTGATGTGTAAGTACACCTCACTGGTGGAGAAGGTGCTGATGTTATCTTCTTAATATACAGTTGTGTAGTTAAATCTATTTTAATgcatcagattttaaaaactaaTTACGTGTTACATGAGTAACAGTATAAAGTAGCTTAAAGGGGAAATACTTAAATAAAGTACATTAATTGCATAAATATACCAGtagaatgtttttatttcctctttcaaAAGTTACATATTCTTATTTAAAGTTAGATGAACAGTCAGAGTCATCACAAgataaacttaaaaaacaaaaggcaactGGTGGACATTTGGGATGTACTCAGGCAATGAAGAAGTCCTTTGTCTGGGCAAGATTCACATTTTGGGTTGATTTTCTTTCAAGGTCAAAGCAAGCATGCTTGTGTCCATCATGCATGCAAAAgttaatttgaaattaaatttgaGCCCCTGTTTTgggagaaaaaagcaaaacaaaaaaagactttgCTCGAGAAGGCTTTCACAGTTAACGTTTCTTCTGTAAGTCATTAAGTCATCCAAGGTTCTTTATTATATCACATGTACAGAGCATAGaatacaaaacaagaaatattgTACAGTATACAATAAttagatagatatagatatatataggtgtgtgtgtgtgtgtgtgtgtgtgtgtgtgtgtgtgtgtgtgtgtgtgtgtatatatatatatattttttttttcccaaatggTACTGCAGCGACACTTACACTGGTGTCCTGCCCTGCTCAATAACTGTAATACTGAAGCAATTTACTGTATTGCCTTAATAATGAAAGGTGATGAATAgtaacatatttttgtttattgtattcTAGTCAAGCCAAGTTGGTTCGACAGACAAGGACATTGGGATTTTCGGAAGAGGAAAAGTGGACATGGATGTCATCGTTGACAAGAGTGCTTATGCCCCAGGTAGTAAAATTCCTCCTCAAACATGGTGGGCTCAAGTCATGGAAGAGGATCTGCTGCTAAATGCAGAtaatgaaaatcttttttttgtcatgggAAGGTGGTTACAGCCAACACTTTGCATGCATgtttgccacttttttttttgttttgacgtGTCACTACAAGAGTTTTAGATGTATCCATTTCCAGTGCCCTGGTCGGCATACACCTGTGCACATGacaaatgaacatttctgccatgAAATTGGTTTGTTGTCATAAAAGGTTTTACTGAAGCATGAAGAAAAGAGTGTATAGAGATTTGGgtaaaataacaacagagacAGGGAGTAGTGAACAAGCGATTTATTTGAACTAGTGCTGGAGGATGATGTGGACGAGATGACAGGggtggcaggcaggcaggaaagAAGGGTTGAATAGAGCCGGCGTGCAGGGACTCAGGTGAacaaaagcagagcagagcggaACGACGCTGGAGATCTCTGTAGAAGGCAAAACGGAAAAAGTGCATGAGCATAAAGGCAAGAACGCAGAAAACACTAAGTTTCAGCACCATGAAATCACAGTATTGGATGCAATAATCTAGCACCAACGTGGTGGAGAGACCAGGTAGAAATTGGCAGTGGATGATGAGATGAGTCTTCTCAGGTGTGCCACTCAAATATTGCTGTTGccacacccacacgcacacgtatgctgtgtctcaattcagggtctgcatccttcgaaggacccggccttttCTGTCTTCAAAGGCGAGTCCTTTGAAGAGACCTTGTTAATCGCGTTAGCCGTTGATAAATGGGAtggtctagcctttggagcatttcctggttgcgtcaccagatgttttccccttacgtcacgatttctgccacccaggccaGCGAAAGGTACAATCTGTGCCAGGCGATGTcgcctttttctctcttttctttcttctttttcggcatgcaaagaatcttgggatatgtgaggccaaGAAGGATTGTAGCACTGCGTCCTCCAAAAAGAGGTAAAAGAAGGCTGCATTTGTCGGCTGCGCGGTGtagtgacgtaattggccttcaaatgcagcctccgaaggatgcagaccctgaattgagacgCAGCAACAGAGAAGCAGCAGgtgaaggagaaaagagggggggaaaggcaaaacaatgaaaacacaaagaggctgccacagcagcactgtgacagTTTCCTGATTATGGTTGAAGCCATGATTGATCATAAACACTATGTTTGTGTAAGTTGCACCttttacattcacaaaataatgaattgtCTTTTTACGAAAGACATTCTGGAGCACTTGAATTGTTACATGAATTTGAAGAGGTGGAAATGAatccaacatgtttttttcgTCCTTGCAGGTGAAACTATGGTGGTTCTTGCAAAAGTCAATAATGCCTCTTCCAGTAACATGACACCCAAAGTCAGTTTATCTCAGGATGTGGTGTACAATGCCCGAGGCCatgtaaaacaacagagaacCACCATCTTCAAAGTGGCCAACAGCTGTATTAACGCCAAAACACAGATGGATGTCAAGTGGGCAGTAAAGCTTCCTAATGATCTGACTCAAACAATCCACAACTGTGAAATTATCAAAGTGGGGTATTATTTAAAGGTGGGTATTGGTGTAACAGTGTACCTGTCTATTGCATGAGTTTTTTGAGCCTTTAACATTGATTAAGATTCTTCGTTGTTGTCAGATACTCACTTGCTATtctatttttaaagtaaagcatTGTGTGCAATTGAAACAGTCCTGTTTTTCCCCAGGTGTACCTGGACATCAGCTTTTCTTTCGATCCAGAGGTCGTATTCCCCGTGGTCATTATTCATCCTGACTTAGCTCATGGCCCTCAGCCTGGTGTGGCTGCGGGTCCCTATCCAGCTGGGGCTATCGGGGGACCAACCCACAGTGACTTCCCTCCCGCTGCAGTGGCGATGGGTCCCTATCCTGCAGGGGCTTTTGGAGGACCAAGTAACAGCAACTTCCATCCCCCTGTGGTTCCTGTGGGTCCCTATCCCTATGGTCAGCCAGGAAGTTATTCAGCACCACCGCCTGCGTACCCTGCTCAGCCAGCACACGTGAGCCAGCGCTACAATATACCAGCGGCGTCTCCATATGGAGATCCACACAACGCTCCGTCCTCTACGcttcatcctccacctcctgtctcAACATTTCACCCACCCCCAAGTGCCCCAGAGATCCaacctcctcctttttctcaaGCATTCAACATGTCACCAGCCGCTCCCGCATATGACACGCTGCCTTCTGCTCCAATGGCGAGCACAGACTTCCTGTCTCAGTCGGATGAAGCCCCTCCAGCATATCTACTCCTTTTCCCGCCTCCTGCTAATGAAAACTCTGATGCCAAATAACACAACGTGTGCTTAAATACTTACAGCTAGTGAGGAATCCAGTCCATTGTGTGCATTATTAACTTTTTGCATGTAAAGAATGATATACAGAAATCGAGCTTTTTGTATGTGAATGTGATTGTTGTTTTCTGGTCAGTGCAGGTTGCTAATTACATGCTGATAACATCATTGCTCAAGTCTCAGTAAACAAGATACACTGTGAACTTTACGTGCCTTGCTAAACTCAGTTGTGCTCGACTGATCATAGTTTCAACAAGTGTTATTATTCACACGTATCTGCTCTACCTCAATCTTCTGTTTGGAGGCCGGGTGAAGTAACTTAACAACATGTATTGTatcaaaaaaaagtattttttatgattgtttttttttttaatatagaaTTATAACTAAGCCATAATACATTAGTTTTTCCTATATTTTCAAGTCTTTTGAGTTTAACATGACACTACTACTATTTCATCACACTGCACTTTGCAAACTTGATTTGTTATCCCCCTCAAATTGCCAGTATTTCTCTGACCTGTACATTTGAATAAAGACTTGTCAGGTAAAGTGTCACCGTgactctgtctgtgtgagtgagaacattttgttaTACACCCATATCTTTCACTTCTCTGTATATAAATAATTGTACATTTCACTTATACCAGTTAAATAGCCGAATATTTCAACCCATGTTaacataaaatatgtttatattgtaCTGTGGTGTGAAGAGTACCAACAAGTCATAGTtggttaaaagtaaaatattatgTGAAGATTTGCTTTGGTGAAACTGAAAGTCACCCCTACAAATAGTTCTCGagtactttttgttttgtttgttgggaTCGGTAAACCCCTCATATCACCATTTAATCTGAGACTGAAACTCTTGCAGTCTGAGCCCGGCCTAAGATATTAGCAAGCTTCTATTCCTTGTATCAAAAGCTGCATAGTCCACCCTCATGAAATACATTTACCAAATATATAAAgtgcagtaaaagtacaatatttgccttcaaaatgtaGAATCATCAAGTAAGGTACCTTGAAATTGTATGCCACCGTATGTaagataagatgttcctttattgatcccccttgGGAGTTCGCAGGtaacacagcaggacagagggaaataagtagcagCACAAGAGTAAGTctcaaaacacagagacaataatGAGGAAATATTGGAAAGAATGAAATTACAGTTTgaatacaaatataattaaaatataattaaaactattagaataaagataaacatactATATCCAGTAACTATCCATATGTGTGCAACGTTTACATGTCACGGATTTTGATCAGTAGTGTTTAGAAatagtaaccctaacccttaataATAATCATGGAGACAAAAGATTAACAGTCTGCAAATCCAGATAAGAAACTGCAACTGGCAGTGAGCccgctttcttttcttttagcagtgaagtgATACACACCATGACACAACAAAATATAGTATGTATACAATAACATTTCATGATAAAAGTAAAGTTGCAGTAGGCTACTATTATAAATATGCACCATATATGcatatgttattattattgttgttgttgttgttattattattattattattattattattattattattattattattattattattatcattactgactttgaatgggagcagaTGTAACGTAATTATCTGTGGggaatcaataaaatatttctgattctgattcatagTCAGTTATCCATATTTAAGTTGACAGTATGGTagacagatgtcacatttacatgtcaggatgtgGTTATTGTAGTCACAGATTCAATATTAACTTGCCATTTGCAGAAGGGCcctttataaagttcactccattgacttgtATCAAGCAGCGaagctgccacatccaatatggcggCGATGTCGACGTACGATTCAGGCTCAATGGGGCATCTACGGGGGTGGGCGTGACTTTGCGGGCGGAGCCGGATACCAGAGAAAGTCAGCCGCCGCTCACTGCCCATACGCACAGGTGAGGTGGGACACGGGGAACGCACCTGGACGACTCCTCCAACATGTCTCCGATAAAGGACTTTAAATTGGTGTACGAAGCtctcaacaaacaaaacaccttcTCCGAGGGAGACACGGTCGCGGGCACGGTCAGTTTCACGCTGACGGAGCAGACCAAAGTGAAGTGCATCTTCGTGAAAGTCAAAGGTGCGGCGCACGTTCACTGGTCGGACGGAAccggagagagaaggaggtcCCACAATGCGCACAGGAAGCTCTTCAAAGAAAAGGAATACTTAGTGACAGAAAATGCTGATGGTAGGTCCAAAAACCGTGTTGTGCTTTAAGATTGCTTTCGTTTTAtgaaatgtatattatatatgtacacacacacacacacagattttttttctttccttttcttttctttttctttttttttcttttctttttttttttttttggtgttggTAACAAGTGACAGGTTtgcacaaaacacataaaatgctTCCCCAGTTCTCGATATCTACCTGCACctacagagaaacaaacaaatgttgtaGATTTCACACGTGCACTTCTAACAACAACATGAATCTCATGaagaacataaagaaatgtttaaaattcaaCTTAAAAGTCCATAAAAAGGGCTGTGTCATTCACCTGTGAGGTCACTTATTTTCCAGGCACAGAACTTCCTAAAGGAGACCATCAGTATAAGTTCAGGCTTAAAATCCCACAGGGGTAAGTGGGGATATCTGGCATTTATGGCACCAATACTGTGTGTTAACAAATTACCGCATCCATGAACCGGCTCTGTCGCACAGGTCATTCCCTTCATCCTTCAAGGGGTATCATGGCAAGATCGTCTACCACCTCGCCGCCAAGATATCCAGGAGTTGGCATTTGCCCTCCGTAGAACAAACGGAGCTCAACTTTGTTTCACGGGCTTTACCACTAAATAGCCAAGCAACGGTGAGTGGGACTTAACAATAATTTACGTTAAGAATTTTAAATCTATTTCCACGTCTAACCCAAGCCAATTTtctggggttagggttaggggttagggttaaaaataCCAAGGTCCACTGATTGGGGAACCTTGGGGTTTAAAGGGTTAATATAACAGCAAGCAACTGATTGCTGTGTGGAGGTACACTGGAGTAATGGTGTCCTCAACAGAGAACTGAGTCATGttctctgaatgtgtgttgtAATATGAGCTTCTCCAATCCTTTGTTTTGAAAGCCCGTATGGCTGAGCGTGCAAATTAGCGGAATCCAGTGtccatgtttgtttcatgttagTCTCAGCGTTCTCCCTGCATCCCTTTTCAACATGGTGGCATGGTACAGTTCGAGAGATTCGTGAGCAGTGTTCAGATgcagctttctctttttttctccagcgtaaaactttctgtctctttttgtctctgtcgGCGAGGTCTCCCCTCTTTAATCCGCTCAATTCTGGCACTGCTCTTTGTGCAAACCTACCTGGTGTTATCCTCTGAGGCCCTGCCCTGTTTCCTGTATTTCCACAGGCTTACCGGCTCCCcgtgtgttgttctgtttcattACCACTGCTGCCGTATCAACAGATTGACACAATACACAGTGTACGCGCAGAGGAATGATGTCAGTccacaacatgaacatgaacgTTTGATGCCTGAGCTAGATTTCAATTCTTTAGCCATGGCAACAACAAGCaacatttttctgtcctttttccttttttatttttttgttctgacatttttgaCTGAATTTGCAGCATGTTTTCTCAAAGCTGAACATTTCTTGTCAAAATTGTTGATTTTTCCtactttgcttgtgttttgactttttgcgattttttttttttttttttttgcattgttttttaaatcaagttgcAGTACATTGTGCTCTCAGTGCCACCGTACATGTTATTGCATGAGAATCTAGAGTAAGATTACAGTATTGCTCAACTAAAACTTAAAACCTGTTCTGGGAGATTTTATTTGGAGTTGACTTTGCATGGCgtgaaacagaacaaagacgACTGTTTACTTAGAATTTTAGTCTTACGTGGCCTCGAGTTGATATGATATAATGTTTTCCTGTCATTTGTTTTAGGGTCCGAACTGTGGCTCAGTGGGTAAAGAGGTTGGAGTTTTCTCCAAAGAACACATCCGAATGTCTGCTACTGTTGACAAAAAGGTTTGCTCTCCAGGTAAAGTCACTCCAGCTGTGCTGAACTCAAACACTTTGGCATTTAAGCAACATATAAAATGCAGTGTATTTTCAGATGACATTTACAGCGTTGTACATTGTTTCATTATGCAGTCAGACAGCAGTTGGTTTAGGTGTTGGTGTAAGCATGTCATTTCTCAACACAACAAAGTTTTCAATGCTTTATCAACTATTCTAAAGCACATACATGCAGTATGCAATATTTtatcatgaatgtgtgtgtcgtGACATTATTcctaaaaatatataaatattcatatgCGTGAATATACATTATGATTTGTTTCCAACAGGTGACACCATATCTATCGTCGCAAACATCTCCAACTCCTCCTCCAAAAAAATGAAGCCCAAATTCAGCGTAGAGCAGAGAACCATGTACCGGGCCCATGCCTCCAGTAAACTCAGTGTGATAAGTGTCTGCAAAATGGTTGGGGACACTCTCAAGCAGTCGGAGGAAACCGTCTCCGGCCAATTGACGATTCCTGCCGATGTCAACTGCTGTGTCCATAACTGTGATATCATATCAGTTGAGCATTACGTCAAGGTAATGATGGAAATAGTGATGTTACATCAACtgaaaatattgtaaatatgaagaaattgTCGCACAGGCAATTATTGTCTGAAATCACACGCTtcaacagaaatatttaaagaataaaagcatGCAATGCCACATAatcattacagtaaaataacataTAATGGTCATGTGTATATGTCAGCACAGTCAACCAGATGAATAGTTTGATTCCAGTAATTTCTGATGCAGACAGGTTTTACCTTGTCATATATTTGTGTTCCCCAGGTGTATCTGGACATCAGTTTTTCCATTGACCCAGAGGTGAAGCTTCCACTGGTCATCATTCCTTTCAGCCTTGAAACCCTTCagcctgctggagctgctgggcCTTTCCCACCTGGGGTTGCGGGGCCTTACCCAGCAGGGGCTTTTGGAGGGCCAAGCAAAAGTGATTTCCCTCCCCCTGCAGTGGCGATGGGTCCCTATCCAGCTGGGGCTGTAGGGGCTCCAAGCTACAGCAACTTCCCTCCACCTGCAGTGGCGATGGGTCCCTATCCAGCTGGGGTGGTAGGGGCTCCAAGCTACAGCAACTTCCCCCCACCTGCCTTCCCTACTGGATCTTATGGTGCACCCACAGCTCCAGGTGCTTATGGATACCCAGCACCAGGTCCCACTCAACCTGGCAACACAGCTGGTGGCTACAACAATCAGTGGCCACAGCAGGCCCCACCATACAGTTTTCCGACTGGGGCTTTCCCACCACCTTCAGTGCAGCATCAAGGCCCTACTGCTCCACCTCAGTTTCAACTGGGAGAAGACCTTCCAAGCTATACGTCCCTTTACCCCCCCGTCCCTGACACTTTTGCTGGCAATGGgttggataaaaaaaactgagctttCAAGAGAGCACCAGCAATCTTGAAATATGATGAGGGTATTTCACCTATTAATAATGGAGTTTCTTGACTTTAAACACAGATGTCTGTTCACTGAATGCAATGCACAACAACTTATTTTTAACCCCTTTAACtaaaaaattaatttaagaaTTGTATACACAGAGAGCAAATTACTGTAAAGTTTCAAATAAAGGGGACGTTTTTGTGGGCTTTTAGTTGGCTGTTATgttacattttagaaaaactGTCTTGAAGTATGTTCAAATGATAGGGGAGTCATGATTGGGATTTTGGttaactgtttcctgttttttattttgtagattacaTCCTTTGTCTGTCTTTTCCTATTCTGAGTACACCCGGAAGgtgtacacagaaaaaagggcaggaaaaaaGACCAGAAGTAGAAAGTAAGACATGacacataaagaaatataatcTATTAAATAAAACTAGCGACAATTAACTGAAAACCAGAACCATGACAGTGGGCATTTAAGCTAtttgaaaacagtaaatatttgctgtttacAAAAGTGAAAATTTAATCTGTATTTGTACTCTTTTACTGTTATGTGGTGTGTTGTATGTTTATACTATATGGGGGGGGAAAATGCCAAAGTACCTACTGTGAGTTAAAATTCAATCACCTAAATCATGTCTTTAATACTTATTTATTCTTCTTATTAAACATGTTAATTTGAAATGGAAAAGCACACACAGTTGAAGGCAACTGTGAAAGAGTGGCTGTGGATCAGTTTGTCCATCTGCACTATGTTTAATGCAACATCAACGTGCCTGCTATGATTGTATGTTATATAATGCGCCAACAGATATCAGTAGGATGGGGTGTGTAATGCACTGATGCATTACTCACGACATCCCTACTGATATGTGTTGGTCAACAGATAACAGAAGGGATGTGTTGAGTGGTGTAAAGGGAGCTAGCAAGTGAGCAGGCGAGCTGGCTGGACTGAATGGGAAATATCAATGCCACTGGGGTAAAACACAGACGGGCTACGGACGAGCAATACTGGTAGTGTTTACAATACAGGTAACTTTTAAAGCTGAGCCCGGACAGAAAAAAGGCTGAGACATCCTTTAGTCTGTTTGCAGGCAGAGGGGTTCATCACAGACTATGTGCGTAATGACTTCAATGGATCTGCCCTGTTTCTGATGGGTGTGATTCATTCCAAATGTCCCATTCTTAAAGCAGGTAAAAATAAATGGCTCCAACCAGGGTTTTGCATTGAGTTTCAAAACTTGGTTACCATTATAAAAACTAATATAACagttgaaaaatgtgttgatttttagCCTGTATGGAAGAATTTAAAGTGAAGACAACCTTTTTATTTGAAGTGGGGACAAGGACCTGGGTCTACTACAGGCTGAGAGGTAGAAGAATTGATGACTGGACAATGACCCAAGATACATCTTACATGGACTATACCGTATATAGAGACTCAAACTGAACGCATAACACTTCTTAGTCATTAAAAGTACATGTCATAACTACATTATATTTGCCTCTGAGTACAATTACATTACTGAAACATTACTCGAGTATGCTggtatctaaaaaaaaaaaaaaaaaaaaaaagtaaaagtacaacgTATTCTTCTCAAAAGCTACTCGGAGTATTAGTTGTAGCGGTGCCGGGATTACTTATTATTTACTCGggacagtttcagtttcattttcatcataaCTTTTCATCAGTTTGTCATGATAAAATAAGATCTGTTGATGCTCTCAAGGCAACATCGAGACAATAGAGTCGGACGGGAAAACAAACATATGCATAGTACTAAGTATAGTATTAagaaggacaaaacaaagacagactgcCACTGCGGTGCCACTGCCAGCTAATGCCACTGGGAGGATCTCGGCGCTGCTGTGTTTAAGTGTGGTGGGCAGGTCGTAGCTGCAAGTGGGCGGGCCCAGGCCTGATGGTACTCCCATAACGTCGCGCGTGATTTCCAGTGACTCAACTGTATTGTGCTACGGTAACAACATTTCAAAGCTCAGTACTATCCTCCAAAGTGAGTCCACAGAGATTCAAAGttgagagggaaagaggagacaGCTGAAGGTGAACACTGAGGGACACCAGCTGCCCTGTGTTGTTCTTCTACGACCCCTGGGCCACTTCCTGTTCACCTGAATAACCATGCTAAGCAATATGTGGTCACGAATGAGTGATTTGCTTGAAGGTACGTTGTAATAAACGCTTTTGCGGAGGAAACACAGGAGGGTTTTTTTGCCGGTCCTCCTCGGGGCGGAGCCACACAACAGCTGCCAGGCTCACTGACGCCGCCGTCCAGTCAACGCCTTCTTCCTCCTGACCACATGAGAACACGAACAGGGCGTAAACAACTACAATGTCTCCGATAAAGGAGTTAAAGGTCGTCTATGAAGCCCTCAACGAAGAGGGCACGTTTTCCGCTGGAGACACCGTCGCAGGCACAgtcactttcactttgaccAAAGACACCAAAGTGAAGGCTGcctgtgtgaaactgaaaggAGATGCCAATGTCCGCTGGACAGAAGGGAGTGGAGAGGATGAGAAAACGTACAGTGCACACAAGAGGTACTTTAAAGTCAAAAAGGACTTGGTGGATGAAAAAGGTAAGTCAAAGAAACGTGCACTTTGGTTGAAATGGATAGGCCTGTGTTGATTGTAAACTAGATATTACCCtcataatgttttaaatgttggttCGTGGGGATGTTAACACCGTCTGCTTTTATTGAAAAGTATACTGTAACCAGTGAAAATCCATTAGTTCTTTTTATCGGTCtatggtgtttaaaaaaaatatgaacaatgttgaagatgttttaaatcaagtgtGGACAACGAGCGAGTGTATAGAAATAACCACACACCTCAAATGCATCTTGAAGGGGAGCCATCTATGTCAATACTAGCCATCAAGAGATTTTCATATACAAAGTTTGTCGATTTGCGTACGTGAACCCAAAAAACGTACACATGATACAAACTGTGTCAATGTGTCTCATCAAATACAAGCTCAGTCAGTCATTTGTGAGGTCTCTGTGGGGGAAGTGTTCCTCACGTCTCACTATGGTTCTCTTTTCCTTATTCAGGCACTGTACTTCCCAAAGGACTCCATCACTTCAAATTCAGGCTTAATATCCCATACGGGTAAGAGGGAATTTCCAGTAGCTGGCATTAACgtcatttgtttgtgttcacaaaTGAACATGAACTGCTCCTGTCTTAAAGGATCATGCCGCCATCTTTTGAAGGGAAGCATGGAAAGATTGTCTACAAGCTTGAAGCAAAGATATCCAGGAGCTGGCGGTGGCCCTCTGAAATGCATCAAGAGCTCAATTTTGTGTCAAAACCTTTATCAAACCGCGGTCAAGATGTGGTACGTGGGACATTACAATGATACATGTCACGAATTTGACACAGTATTTCTACTTGTGCATTAAAACTGGCTTAGGGCTGCTGGAAAGGTAAACATAAAGGATAAGGAGTCACTAAAGACTCAAAGGCTAAAGACTAAAGACTGCAGCATTGCTCAACCCCTCAAATTAGACCTTGTCATGGAGGATTCATTTTGAGATGTTGAAGAGTTCACTTTATATGGTGATAACCTGAACATGGACGGCTCAATCCAAAAGTTAATAGCAAGATGACTTTATTGTCTTCTGGACTTTGAAATTCAGTCATATGAGGCATTCAgttaatgt is a window from the Acanthopagrus latus isolate v.2019 chromosome 5, fAcaLat1.1, whole genome shotgun sequence genome containing:
- the LOC119019075 gene encoding arrestin domain-containing protein 3-like isoform X1 codes for the protein MPSVQSFEMTYDSLNDRGTFSEGDPVIGKVTLVLFKEITVESLSVKAKGDCDVRWTEKQGDRQKTCSASTRYFKQKQFLIAENSTGTVLPKGIHVFNFRINIPSGSMPSSFRGQYGKIVYQLEAKLCRSWRLDRTDEKEIRFVSKAFPNPQSLNSSQVGSTDKDIGIFGRGKVDMDVIVDKSAYAPGETMVVLAKVNNASSSNMTPKVSLSQDVVYNARGHVKQQRTTIFKVANSCINAKTQMDVKWAVKLPNDLTQTIHNCEIIKVGYYLKVYLDISFSFDPEVVFPVVIIHPDLAHGPQPGVAAGPYPAGAIGGPTHSDFPPAAVAMGPYPAGAFGGPSNSNFHPPVVPVGPYPYGQPGSYSAPPPAYPAQPAHVSQRYNIPAASPYGDPHNAPSSTLHPPPPVSTFHPPPSAPEIQPPPFSQAFNMSPAAPAYDTLPSAPMASTDFLSQSDEAPPAYLLLFPPPANENSDAK
- the LOC119019075 gene encoding arrestin domain-containing protein 3-like isoform X2; translation: MCTVLPKGIHVFNFRINIPSGSMPSSFRGQYGKIVYQLEAKLCRSWRLDRTDEKEIRFVSKAFPNPQSLNSSQVGSTDKDIGIFGRGKVDMDVIVDKSAYAPGETMVVLAKVNNASSSNMTPKVSLSQDVVYNARGHVKQQRTTIFKVANSCINAKTQMDVKWAVKLPNDLTQTIHNCEIIKVGYYLKVYLDISFSFDPEVVFPVVIIHPDLAHGPQPGVAAGPYPAGAIGGPTHSDFPPAAVAMGPYPAGAFGGPSNSNFHPPVVPVGPYPYGQPGSYSAPPPAYPAQPAHVSQRYNIPAASPYGDPHNAPSSTLHPPPPVSTFHPPPSAPEIQPPPFSQAFNMSPAAPAYDTLPSAPMASTDFLSQSDEAPPAYLLLFPPPANENSDAK
- the LOC119019076 gene encoding arrestin domain-containing protein 3-like — translated: MSPIKDFKLVYEALNKQNTFSEGDTVAGTVSFTLTEQTKVKCIFVKVKGAAHVHWSDGTGERRRSHNAHRKLFKEKEYLVTENADGTELPKGDHQYKFRLKIPQGSFPSSFKGYHGKIVYHLAAKISRSWHLPSVEQTELNFVSRALPLNSQATGPNCGSVGKEVGVFSKEHIRMSATVDKKVCSPGDTISIVANISNSSSKKMKPKFSVEQRTMYRAHASSKLSVISVCKMVGDTLKQSEETVSGQLTIPADVNCCVHNCDIISVEHYVKVYLDISFSIDPEVKLPLVIIPFSLETLQPAGAAGPFPPGVAGPYPAGAFGGPSKSDFPPPAVAMGPYPAGAVGAPSYSNFPPPAVAMGPYPAGVVGAPSYSNFPPPAFPTGSYGAPTAPGAYGYPAPGPTQPGNTAGGYNNQWPQQAPPYSFPTGAFPPPSVQHQGPTAPPQFQLGEDLPSYTSLYPPVPDTFAGNGLDKKN